The following proteins are encoded in a genomic region of Neovison vison isolate M4711 chromosome 12, ASM_NN_V1, whole genome shotgun sequence:
- the ATP5F1B gene encoding ATP synthase subunit beta, mitochondrial translates to MLGFVGRVAATSASGALRGLGSSAPLPQAQVLLRATPAALQSARDYVAQTSPSPKAGAATGRIVAVIGAVVDVQFDEGLPPILNALEVQGRETRLVLEVAQHLGESTVRTIAMDGTEGLVRGQKVLDSGAPIKIPVGPETLGRIMNVIGEPIDERGPIKTKQFAPIHAEAPEFMEMSVEQEILVTGIKVVDLLAPYAKGGKIGLFGGAGVGKTVLIMELINNVAKAHGGYSVFAGVGERTREGNDLYHEMIESGVINLKDATSKVALVYGQMNEPPGARARVALTGLTVAEYFRDQEGQDVLLFIDNIFRFTQAGSEVSALLGRIPSAVGYQPTLATDMGTMQERITTTKKGSITSVQAIYVPADDLTDPAPATTFAHLDATTVLSRAIAELGIYPAVDPLDSTSRIMDPNIVGNEHYDVARGVQKILQDYKSLQDIIAILGMDELSEEDKLTVSRARKIQRFLSQPFQVAEVFTGHMGKLVPLKETIKGFQQILAGEYDHLPEQAFYMVGPIEEAVAKADKLAEEHS, encoded by the exons ATGTTGGGTTTTGTGGGTCGTGTGGCCGCTACCTCGGCCTCCGGGGCCTTGAGGGGTCTCGGCTCTTCAGCGCCGCTACCCCAAGCCCAGGTCTTATTGCGGGCCACCCCGGCAGCGCTCCAGTCTG CTAGAGACTATGTCGCCCAAACATCTCCTTCGCCGAAAGCAGGCGCTGCCACCGGGCGCATCGTGGCGGTCATCGGTGCAGTGGTGGATGTCCAGTTTGATGAGGGCCTACCACCCATCCTAAATGCTCTGGAAGTGCAAGGCCGGGAGACCAGGCTGGTTTTGGAGGTGGCCCAGCATTTGG GTGAGAGTACAGTAAGGACTATTGCCATGGATGGTACAGAAGGCTTGGTTAGAGGCCAGAAAGTTCTGGATTCTGGTGCACCAATTAAAATTCCTGTTGGTCCTGAGACCTTGGGCAGAATCATGAACGTCATTGGAGAACCTATTGATGAGAGAGGTCCCATCAAAACCAAACA ATTTGCACCTATTCATGCTGAGGCTCCTGAGTTCATGGAGATGAGTGTTGAGCAGGAAATTCTGGTTACTGGTATCAAGGTTGTGGATCTGCTGGCTCCATATGCCAAGGGTGGCAAAATTG GGCTTTTTGGTGGTGCTGGAGTTGGCAAGACAGTACTGATCATGGAGTTAATCAATAATGTCGCCAAAGCCCATGGTGGTTACTCTGTGTTTGCTGGTGTTGGTGAGAGGACCCGTGAAGGCAATGACTTATACCATGAAATGATTGAGTCTGGTGTTATCAACTTAAAAGATGCTACCTCCAAG GTAGCTCTGGTGTATGGTCAAATGAATGAGCCACCTGGTGCTCGCGCCCGGGTGGCTCTGACGGGACTGACCGTTGCTGAATACTTCAGAGACCAAGAGGGTCAAGACGTGCTGCTCTTTATTGATAACATCTTCCGCTTCACCCAGGCTGGCTCCGAG gtaTCTGCTTTATTGGGCAGAATCCCTTCTGCTGTGGGCTATCAGCCTACCCTGGCCACTGATATGGGTACCATGCAGGAAAGAATCACCACCACCAAGAAGGGATCTATTACCTCTGTACAG GCTATCTATGTGCCTGCTGATGACTTGACTGACCCTGCCCCTGCCACTACCTTTGCCCATTTGGATGCTACCACTGTGCTGTCCCGTGCTATTGCTGAGTTGGGCATCTATCCAGCTGTAGATCCTCTGGATTCCACCTCTCGAATCATGGATCCCAACATTGTTGGAAATGAGCATTACGATGTTGCTCGTGGGGTACAAAAGATCTTACAG GACTACAAATCTCTCCAGGACATCATTGCCATCCTGGGTATGGATGAACTTTCTGAGGAAGACAAGTTGACTGTGTCCCGTGCACGGAAAATACAGCGTTTCTTGTCTCAGCCATTCCAGGTAGCTGAGGTTTTCACAGGTCATATGGGGAAGCTGGTGCCTCTGAAGGAGACCATCAAAGGATTCCAGCAGATTTTGGCAG GTGAATATGACCATCTCCCAGAACAGGCCTTCTATATGGTGGGACCCATTGAAGAAGCTGTGGCAAAAGCTGATAAGCTGGCTGAAGAGCATTCATGA
- the PTGES3 gene encoding prostaglandin E synthase 3 → MQPASAKWYDRRDYVFIEFCVEDSKDVNVNFEKSKLTFSCLGGSDNFKHLNEIDLFHCIDPNDSKHKRTDRSILCCLRKGESGQSWPRLTKERAKLNWLSVDFNNWKDWEDDSDEDMSNFDRFSEMMNNMGGDEDVDLPEVDGADDDSQDSDDEKMPDLE, encoded by the exons GCAGCCTGCTTCTGCAAAGTGGTACGATCGAAGGGACTACGTCTTCATTGAATTTTGTGTTGAAGACAGTAAAGATGTTaatgtaaattttgaaaaatccaaACTTACGTTCAG ttgTCTTGGAGGAAGtgataattttaaacatttaaatgaaattgaTCTTTTTCACTGTATTGATCCAAAT gattcCAAGCATAAAAGAACGGACAGATCAATTTTATGTTGTTTACGAAAAGGCGAGTCTGGCCAGTCATGGCCACGGTTAACAAAAGAAAGGGCAAag CTTAATTGGCTTAGTGTGGACTTCAATAATTGGAAAGACTGGGAAGATGATTCAGATGAAGACATGTCTAATTTTGATCGTTTCTCTGAG ATGATGAACAACATGGGTGGTGATGAGGATGTAGATTTACCAGAAGTAGATGGAGCAGATGAT GATTCACAAGACAGTGATGATGAAA aaatGCCAGATCTGGAGTAA